The following are from one region of the Paenibacillus protaetiae genome:
- a CDS encoding GNAT family N-acetyltransferase — protein sequence MLAAWDDRYAEEVIALWNAEAVRDGYKELDAEGFRMAFTAHPYFDPGTAFVLLEEGTAAGFACGCTGSDLPLGDKAGYITCVVLSEEHQAAANYEVLLEALERRFAELGKTQAEVLFFNPMQLAWLIPGTPRHEHNNAPGVPAGSLLHQALLGRGYIERAKEQAMYLDLAGFAVPEDVRAKERAAAVKGYRTGVFAHGELENVQEMLAALGNPLWMKEIMQSEADGTPVVFAAKDGKAVGFAGPVIRQPSGRGYFAGIGVHPDHEGHGLGTLLFFKLCEAFRSIGTPYMSLYTGESNPAARIYEKAGFRTVKHFAVMRKELTYE from the coding sequence ATGCTTGCAGCATGGGATGACCGATACGCGGAAGAGGTTATAGCGTTATGGAATGCCGAAGCGGTCCGTGACGGCTACAAGGAGCTGGACGCGGAAGGCTTTCGGATGGCATTTACGGCGCATCCGTATTTTGATCCCGGCACGGCGTTTGTGCTGCTGGAGGAAGGGACAGCCGCCGGTTTTGCATGCGGCTGTACGGGCAGCGATCTGCCCCTTGGAGATAAAGCCGGGTATATCACCTGCGTAGTGCTAAGCGAAGAACATCAGGCCGCCGCTAACTACGAAGTGCTGCTCGAGGCGCTGGAGCGCCGGTTTGCCGAGCTGGGCAAAACGCAGGCGGAGGTGCTTTTTTTTAATCCGATGCAGCTCGCATGGCTCATCCCCGGCACTCCGCGCCATGAGCATAACAATGCGCCGGGCGTCCCGGCTGGCAGCTTGCTGCATCAAGCTTTGCTCGGGCGCGGCTACATTGAACGGGCCAAGGAACAGGCGATGTACCTGGACTTGGCTGGTTTTGCCGTTCCGGAGGACGTTCGCGCGAAGGAGCGGGCTGCTGCTGTGAAAGGGTACCGGACGGGCGTGTTCGCCCACGGGGAGCTGGAAAACGTGCAGGAGATGCTGGCGGCGCTGGGCAATCCGCTATGGATGAAGGAGATCATGCAAAGCGAGGCGGACGGTACGCCGGTCGTTTTTGCTGCGAAAGACGGGAAGGCGGTTGGTTTTGCAGGTCCCGTCATACGCCAGCCAAGCGGACGGGGGTATTTTGCCGGGATCGGCGTGCACCCGGATCATGAGGGGCATGGCCTCGGGACGCTGCTGTTTTTCAAGCTGTGCGAAGCTTTCCGCAGCATCGGAACGCCGTATATGTCGCTCTACACGGGCGAAAGCAATCCGGCGGCGCGCATTTACGAGAAGGCAGGCTTCCGGACAGTCAAACATTTTGCGGTTATGCGAAAGGAGCTTACCTATGAATGA